In Macadamia integrifolia cultivar HAES 741 chromosome 12, SCU_Mint_v3, whole genome shotgun sequence, the following are encoded in one genomic region:
- the LOC122058321 gene encoding protein SCARECROW, whose product MATCVLLGSGSGSSSSSNTSGNGGLGSGTGFDHRNVALSFPPYPQHLQHDDDKDDRRHLPNPKMVRKRTASELDLQTGDCQRFSRRAPDSLADIDIDRSPLAFQHPRIIASVDSNSNSTTNSNPVSVPNTTNHSAMLPSPNNSNLTSGVSGFPSNLTYYLDAIQATPSSAAAVCGFSGLPLFPSERDRNNAAAAAAAAATNTDTLPGGGAGLLLPAPSGPSPPMDGDPTTSNATATAWIDSVVKDLIHSSTGVSNIPQLIQNVREIIYPCNPSLASLLEYRLRSLTEPAVVTDHQLLERRKEAVFWQRQQQQQIQTQVQGSSGLRLYTENVSSSCPMSDSSPQAQHAIVANNFSNWGVDVSSSSSSQQQPGNEGFHHQSTSTIIPSVAPPLLTLNQSLPQQQQQQSSHRAPAAATASTSTAEAAAAAAVVACSSREKKETIRRQQQQKRDEEGLHLLTLLLQCAEAVSADDFERANKMLLEISELSSPFGTSAQRVAAYFSEAMSARLVNSCLGIYAPLPLASAPALSQKIVSAFQVFNGISPFVKFSHFTANQAIQEAFEREERVHIIDLDIMQGLQWPGLFHILASRPGGPPYVRLTGLGTSLDALEATGKRLSDFAETLGLPFEFFPVAEKAGNLDPERLSVSKREAVAVHWLHHSLYDVTGSDTNTLLLLQRLAPKVVTMVEQDLSHEGSFLGRFVEAIHYYSALFDSLGASYEEDSEERHIVEQQLLSREIRNVLAVGGPARSGEVKFHNWREKLKQSGFREVSLAGNAATQATLLLGMFPCDGYALVEDNGSLKLGWKDLCLLTASAWRPIHHHPAAYTLLAHHR is encoded by the exons ATGGCTACTTGTGTTCTGCTCGGCAGTGGCAGTGGTAGTAGTAGTAGCAGTAATACTAGTGGCAACGGTGGATTAGGCAGCGGTACCGGCTTCGACCATCGAAACGTTGCTTTGAGTTTCCCACCCTATCCCCAACATCTGCAACACGACGACGACAAGGACGACCGCCGACACCTGCCCAACCCAAAGATGGTGAGGAAGAGAACCGCGTCTGAATTGGATCTTCAAACCGGCGATTGTCAAAGATTCTCTCGACGGGCCCCCGACTCCTTGGCCGACATAGACATCGACCGTTCTCCCTTGGCTTTCCAACACCCTAGAATTATTGCCTCCGTCGACAGCAACAGCAACTCCACCACTAATTCAAATCCAGTTTCCGTCCCTAACACCACCAACCACTCCGCTATGTTACCTTCCCCCAATAATTCCAATCTCACGTCAGGCGTTTCTGGTTTTCCTTCCAACCTCACTTACTACCTGGACGCCATCCAGGCCACCCCGTCTTCCGCAGCGGCTGTATGCGGCTTCTCTGGTCTGCCCTTGTTCCCATCGGAACGAGATCGAAACaacgccgccgccgccgccgccgccgctgcCACCAACACAGACACTCTACCCGGCGGGGGAGCTGGGCTTCTACTTCCTGCTCCTTCCGGCCCTTCTCCTCCCATGGACGGGGACCCCACGACCAGCAATGCTACAGCGACTGCATGGATCGATAGCGTCGTAAAGGACCTCATCCACAGCTCCACTGGTGTGTCTAATATTCCTCAGCTTATCCAGAACGTGAGAGAGATAATCTATCCTTGCAACCCAAGCCTCGCTTCCCTCCTGGAGTACAGGCTTCGCTCGTTGACGGAGCCAGCGGTAGTTACCGATCATCAGCTGCTtgagagaaggaaggaggcgGTGTTTTGGCAGcggcagcaacaacaacagattCAAACACAGGTGCAAGGCTCTTCTGGGCTTAGGCTCTACACTGAGAACGTCTCCTCTTCCTGTCCCATGTCAGATTCTTCTCCTCAAGCTCAGCATGCGATCGTAGCAAACAACTTCTCCAATTGGGGTGTAGACgtatcgtcatcatcatcatcccagCAGCAGCCGGGAAATGAAGGCTTTCATCACCAGTCGACCTCGACTATTATCCCTTCCGTTGCACCTCCACTCCTGACGCTGAATCAATCTTTGccgcagcagcagcagcaacagagcTCGCATCGTGCcccagcagcagcaacagcatcAACATCAACGGCAGAAGCAGCAGCTGCTGCAGCTGTAGTGGCTTGTAGTagcagagagaagaaagagacgATCCGAAGACAGCAGCAGCAAAAGCGAGACGAGGAAGGGCTCCATCTCCTCACCTTACTACTGCAATGCGCTGAGGCTGTATCCGCCGATGACTTCGAGCGGGCAAACAAGATGCTGCTGGAGATATCTGAGCTGTCATCGCCGTTTGGAACGTCGGCACAGCGGGTAGCAGCCTACTTTTCGGAGGCGATGTCGGCTAGGCTTGTTAACTCTTGCCTGGGAATATACGCGCCGTTGCCATTGGCTAGTGCACCGGCTCTTAGCCAAAAGATAGTGTCAGCCTTCCAGGTGTTCAACGGTATCAGTCCTTTCGTGAAATTCTCGCATTTCACGGCGAACCAGGCCATACAAGAAGCTTTTGAGAGGGAGGAGAGGGTGCACATCATCGACCTAGACATCATGCAGGGACTCCAGTGGCCTGGCCTCTTCCACATCTTGGCGTCCAGGCCCGGGGGTCCCCCCTATGTACGCCTTACAGGCCTCGGAACCTCCTTAGATGCTCTGGAGGCCACAGGGAAGCGATTATCAGACTTTGCCGAAACACTGGGGCTTCCCTTTGAGTTCTTTCCTGTGGCAGAGAAGGCTGGGAATTTGGACCCGGAAAGGTTGAGCGTGAGCAAGAGGGAGGCCGTTGCGGTGCACTGGTTGCACCACTCCCTGTACGACGTTACTGGCTCCGACACCAATACGCTGTTGCTCTTGCAGAG gTTAGCTCCCAAGGTAGTGACAATGGTGGAGCAAGACCTGAGCCACGAAGGGTCGTTCCTGGGGAGGTTCGTTGAGGCGATACATTACTACTCGGCGTTGTTTGACTCACTCGGTGCGAGCTATGAGGAGGACAGCGAGGAGAGGCACATTGTGGAGCAGCAACTGCTGTCGAGAGAAATACGGAACGTATTGGCGGTCGGTGGACCTGCTCGGAGCGGAGAGGTGAAGTTTCACAACTGGAGGGAGAAGCTGAAGCAGTCCGGGTTCAGGGAGGTGTCCTTGGCGGGGAATGCGGCCACCCAAGCTACACTGCTTCTGGGAATGTTCCCCTGCGATGGCTACGCGCTGGTCGAGGACAATGGTTCCCTGAAGCTCGGCTGGAAGGACCTCTGCTTGCTCACCGCTTCTGCCTGGAGACCCATTCATCATCACCCTGCAGCTTACACTCTACTCGCCCACCACCGTTAG